CTATAGCATTTGGAATTGCATGCCTAAAAATAATTCTGAATTCGGAAAAACCAAGTGCGTTAGCCGCTTCAATATATTCTAAATTGCGTACACGAAGTAGCTCGGCACGTATAAAACGTGCAATACCCATCCACGATGTAAGCCCAATTATAGCCATAATTATCATAAGAGAGGGTTTTGCAATGGCTACTATTGATATAATTAAAAACATGGTAGGTATAGATACTTTTATTTCTATTAATCGCGATACCAAAATATCTACAGGGATGGTAATTTTTTTCTTGAAAAATGGAATAAATTTTAATACCCAGGTAAAAAAGTTAGCCGTAAGCATGAACAATGCAATTATTGCCAAGCTGATTAATAGTTCTTTAAAGAAGATGCCAAATGAAACCCCTATTGCATCTTTTAAAATATAGCCCCTGGATCCAAATGCATAAAATAGTGCAAATACAAAAAACAATAGATTTAGAAACAAACGTGCTCTCGAAACTTTTAGTCGCTCATCTCCAAAATATCCAGCCATTGCGCCCATCATAATTCCTATGATAGATGCAATTCCCATCGATACAACGCCTACTATAAGCGCAATTCTTGTTCCGTGAATCATTCCTGCAAATATATCGTGCCCAAGCTCGTCTGTGCCCATCCAATGACGCCAACGAGTAGATGGAACATTTTGTACAGCCAATGGACTAACAGAGTGTATATTGTTGTCGTCTAAATTTTTAGGTAGATAAGGAATCGGAGGAAATATAACCCATTCGTATTCTAGTTTTTTCCATTCAATATTTTGAAATTCTTTTTGCCATTCCGATACGCCCATATCTACTGCGTAGGATTTTAAAACAGGGAAATAAGTTTGTCCGTTTATTTTAGCTACTAATGGTTTTTCGTTAGCAATAAAATCGGCAAATAGGGCTATGATAGCCATCAATAGAATAATTCGTAACGAAAAGAAAGCCAATTTGTTTTTTTTAAACTGTTTCTTTACGTTCGACCAAAAACTTTCGTTCTGAATTAATTTAGAGTCATTTGATTGCAGCGCAAAAGCTTCATCTGCCTTTCGGAATGGATTTTTTAAAAACGAAAATATATTTGTAATAACGCTCATTATTTCTTTTTTGAAAACGATATTCTAGGATCTACAACTGCATACATAATGTCTGCTACCAAATTTCCAATCAATGTTAAAATTGCCGTAAACAAAAGAGTTGTAAAAATAATAGGGTAGTTTCTTGCTACAATAGCCTCGTAGCTAACTTTTCCCATTCCCGGAATTGAAAACAGGTATTCAATTGTAAATGCACCAGAAATAACAGCCGGGAAAATATTGGCAAACATAGTAACCATTGGTATTAACGAGTTTCTGAAACCATGTTTCCAAATTACTGTTTTTTCGTCTAGCCCTTTGGCTCTAGCTGTTCTAATGTAATCTTGTCCAATAATATTTAGCATTCCTCCCCGCATTTGTCTAGATAAAAAAGCTAATGATGCGTATGTCCAACAAAAAAGAGGGAGTGCCATTCTATACAAGGTTTCACTAAAAACATATCCAAATGGGGCATCATCCGGTATTGGCTCCGCTCCGGGCGATGGAAACCAAGAAAGATAATCTCCGCCACATAAGTAAATAATTAAAATAGTACCAATCCAAAAAACGGGCAGCGAGTACAACATAAACAAAACGGTAGTGATAATTCGTTCGGATGTTTTCCCTTTATCTATTGCAGATTTTACACCTAGTGGAATTGCGATTAAATAAGCTAAAACAATAGAAGCTAAACTCAATCCCATAGTCCAGCTTAGTGCATCCCAAATTACTGTAGAAACAGGTCTCTTATCTTGATAAGAAGTTCCAAAATCGCCTCTTACAAATCCTTTGCAGGTATATTCTACCTGGCTGTCATCTACCCAAGGTAAGGACGAAAGCCAAGGTTTGTCGCCAAACATCCAATTGTGGTATTGATTTTTTATACCGTAAAAAATAAGTTTTGGTATATACTTTCGATTTTTATTTTGTTTATGAATCATTTCATGATAGGCCGTAACAAGCGAGTTGTAGTGCCCAATAATATTCATAAACGTTGGTGTTTCAGAAAAAATAAAATCGAGATTGGAAATTACGGTTTCTATCTTTTTTTCATCATAATTATCATACAACGTAGCTACGTATCCTTTTGCTCTATTCAATGCATCAGCATTCTCTTCTGTTTTAGGATGGTCGAATAGTACAAATTCTAATTTTCTAATTCGATGATAATACTCAGATACGTTGTCCCATTTTCCATAGGTGAACGATAATCGCTCCAATGTACTTCTATGATTGGCTTTTGGGAATTTATACAACGTGTCCGGGTACGTTGCGTTGGTAAACGAAAAATAGAACAGCGGTAAGTCGAACCCAAGTTGATGTCTTAAGTTTGTATATGCCTTTTCTCCTGCAATTTTTTCAGATGATTGTCCTTCTCCGCCACCGCTGCCTTTGTTTAACATCGTGTCAACGGGGTCTCCGGGTGCATTTATGCTTATCGTAAACGTTACTAACGAAATTACTAGTAGCGTTGGTATAAAAATTAATATTCGTTTAAGAATATATGTTAGCATAAACTATGCGTCTGGTATAATTAATTAGCCGGTGCTGTAAGCTTGAAACTAGCGGGGAAATATCCCGGACGCATAACAGAAGCTTCAGCATTGGTAAACTTTTTATGTATTGCAATACGTTCGGTGGGTGCAAACAAAAATATGTAAGGCACTTCTTCGTGCAATATGGCCTGAAACTCTTTATTCAATTCTGCTCTTTTGTTTTCATCTAGCTCAACACGTATAGCGTCAATTAACTGATCGGCTTTTGCATTGTTAAAGCTTACATAGTTTGAACCTTCGTTTAAAGCAGACTCACTATGAAATATTTGTTTAAAATCGTTAGGACTAGGAGAGCTGATCCAAGCTCCAAAGTATATTTCGAAATTGTGTTTTTTCTGATTGTCGAGGTAAACCGACCAATCTTGCTGACCAACATTTACTTTAATACCAACTTTGCGGGCTTCTTCCTGAAACATAAGTGCAATTTGCTTTCTCATGTCGTTGCCGGAATTGGTACTAAAATCAATAGCAAATTCTGTCTTTTCTCCGTTAATTACTTTATCAATTGTTCCGTCTCCGTTGGTATCTTTCCAGCCTGCTTCTTCTAACAATTGTTTAGCTTTTTCAGTGTTAAATTGGTAGGGTTTAATTTCTGAATTATAATCTCTTGTTTTTGAAGGATGCACCGGACCTATAACGGGTTGAGCCAATCCGTAATACACAGTTTTTATATATTTTTCTACATCCGCAAGATGTGCAAGTGCTTGACGAACTTTTTTGTCTTTTAGTTTTGGCGATTGTGCATTTAAGCCAATGTAGGTATATTGTAAGCTAGATGGTTGATAGGAATTAAAATTTTCTTTGTATTTCTCTGATGCAGGCAACTCTACAAAATCTTTTGGTTTTATTCCTTTCATTACATCAATATTCCCTGCTTTTAGGGCAACAATGGATGATGTTTGGTCATTTATAGTTACATAAATTAATTTGTCGGCAAAAGCTTCAAAAGAAGCAATTTTGTCAGCATATTTATCGCCCCACCAATCTTTTTTCTTTTCTAAAACCACACGTTGTCCGGTTGTCCATTCTGTTAATTTATACGGACCACTACCTACAATAACTTCTTTTTCACGCATGTATTTTTCCGAGTTGAACGCCTCCGCAAACTCTTTCATTTTAGGCTCTTCTGCTAATTTTTCTCCGCCCGCAATAATTTGAGGCAATGTATATTCTTTCAATAATCCTTTAGGGTCGTAGTTATATTCCGGCAAAATATCAGCACTTC
This genomic window from Bacteroidota bacterium contains:
- a CDS encoding ABC transporter permease; its protein translation is MSVITNIFSFLKNPFRKADEAFALQSNDSKLIQNESFWSNVKKQFKKNKLAFFSLRIILLMAIIALFADFIANEKPLVAKINGQTYFPVLKSYAVDMGVSEWQKEFQNIEWKKLEYEWVIFPPIPYLPKNLDDNNIHSVSPLAVQNVPSTRWRHWMGTDELGHDIFAGMIHGTRIALIVGVVSMGIASIIGIMMGAMAGYFGDERLKVSRARLFLNLLFFVFALFYAFGSRGYILKDAIGVSFGIFFKELLISLAIIALFMLTANFFTWVLKFIPFFKKKITIPVDILVSRLIEIKVSIPTMFLIISIVAIAKPSLMIIMAIIGLTSWMGIARFIRAELLRVRNLEYIEAANALGFSEFRIIFRHAIPNAIAPVLITIAFGIASAILIESSLSFLGIGVPAETLTWGSLLAAARQSPTAWWLAIFPGFAIFLTVTLYNLVGEGLTDALDPRLRK
- a CDS encoding ABC transporter permease, which gives rise to MLTYILKRILIFIPTLLVISLVTFTISINAPGDPVDTMLNKGSGGGEGQSSEKIAGEKAYTNLRHQLGFDLPLFYFSFTNATYPDTLYKFPKANHRSTLERLSFTYGKWDNVSEYYHRIRKLEFVLFDHPKTEENADALNRAKGYVATLYDNYDEKKIETVISNLDFIFSETPTFMNIIGHYNSLVTAYHEMIHKQNKNRKYIPKLIFYGIKNQYHNWMFGDKPWLSSLPWVDDSQVEYTCKGFVRGDFGTSYQDKRPVSTVIWDALSWTMGLSLASIVLAYLIAIPLGVKSAIDKGKTSERIITTVLFMLYSLPVFWIGTILIIYLCGGDYLSWFPSPGAEPIPDDAPFGYVFSETLYRMALPLFCWTYASLAFLSRQMRGGMLNIIGQDYIRTARAKGLDEKTVIWKHGFRNSLIPMVTMFANIFPAVISGAFTIEYLFSIPGMGKVSYEAIVARNYPIIFTTLLFTAILTLIGNLVADIMYAVVDPRISFSKKK